From the genome of Terriglobia bacterium:
TCACCTGTTCGACGCTGTAGATCCCAACCAATACATGACCGCCGGCGAGTACGCCCGCCACGCCCGCGAGGTGCTCGCCGACATCAAGCAACGCGGGCGCATGCCCATTGTGGTGGGCGGCAGCGGACTTTATTTGCGTGCGCTGCTGGAAGGATTGTTCCCCGGCCCGGAGCGCTCGGAAGAATTGCGCCAGCGGCTGCGCGCGCGCCTTGAGCAGTGCGGCGCGGAGTGGCTGCACCGCATCCTGAAGCGTCTCGATCCCACGGCGGCGGGCAACATTCACCCCAACGACACGCCCAAGGTGATTCGCGCCATCGAGGTCTGCATGACTGCGCGCGAGCCGATGAGCGAGCTGTGGAAGAGGGGTCGCGATCCGCTGCAAGGCTTTCGCATTCTCCGCCTCGGCCTCGATCCCGACCGCAACGCGCTCTACACGCGCATCAACGAGCGCGCGCAGCGCATGTTCGACAACGGCCTGGTCGAGGAGACCAGAGCTTTGATCGAGAAGTATCCCGGCGCGTGGGCGCTGTCGTCGCTCGGCTACAAGCAGGCGGCGCAGTACCTGAGCGGCGAAATTGACCTCAAGGTGGCCATTTGGGCGGCGCAGCAGGCGCACCGCAACTACGCCAAGCGGCAGATGACATGGTTCCGGCGAGAACCGGAGGTGCAGTGGCTGAACGGCTTCGGCGATGAGCGGAGCGTGCAGGAGCGCGCGATCGACGAAGTCTCGAAGAAGTTGATAATTGGGTGATTTTGCAATCTAGAGCGGTTCCCGAGTAGATATACCCGCGAATGAGTGTTTGGACGTAAGCTGCTGGTGCTGGCGGTCTCTGCGAATACAGCTGATGGCACGAGCCTTTTCCGACGATCTGCGGCGGAGGATTTTGGTGGCGTACG
Proteins encoded in this window:
- the miaA gene encoding tRNA (adenosine(37)-N6)-dimethylallyltransferase MiaA; amino-acid sequence: MDPLLVAVLGPTGSGKTALSLALAERFGGEIVSCDSVAIYRDFNIGSAKPSPEERVRAPHHLFDAVDPNQYMTAGEYARHAREVLADIKQRGRMPIVVGGSGLYLRALLEGLFPGPERSEELRQRLRARLEQCGAEWLHRILKRLDPTAAGNIHPNDTPKVIRAIEVCMTAREPMSELWKRGRDPLQGFRILRLGLDPDRNALYTRINERAQRMFDNGLVEETRALIEKYPGAWALSSLGYKQAAQYLSGEIDLKVAIWAAQQAHRNYAKRQMTWFRREPEVQWLNGFGDERSVQERAIDEVSKKLIIG